A DNA window from Brassica napus cultivar Da-Ae chromosome A4, Da-Ae, whole genome shotgun sequence contains the following coding sequences:
- the LOC106429277 gene encoding major pollen allergen Ole e 10-like isoform X1, with the protein MAKQSCRRVLRRQAKSNMPKAHISICLIISLYFSSENFTRVNSQSQGHWCIANHVMDNERLQKNIDFACSKIDCRIIMEGGSCYDPNTPLNHASVAMNLYYQAQGRHQRDCYFEGSGLITVIDPSYGCCKYQYRK; encoded by the exons ATGGCAAAGCAGAGCTGTAGAAGAGTTCTCAGACGTCAAGCAAAATCAAATATGCCTAAAGCACACATAAGTATTTGTTTGATCATCTCTTTATACTTTTCTTCGGAAAATTTCACGAGAGTAAACTCACAG AGCCAGGGACATTGGTGTATAGCGAACCATGTTATGGATAATGAAAGATTACAAAAGAACATAGATTTTGCATGTTCTAAAATCGATTGTCGGATTATAATGGAAGGAGGTTCATGTTATGATCCTAATACTCCGCTTAATCATGCTTCTGTCGCCATGAATCTTTATTATCAAGCTCAAGGAAGACACCAAAGGGATTGCTACTTCGAAGGCTCTGGTCTCATTACAGTCATTGATCCTA gCTATGGTTGTTGCAAGTATCAATATCGTAAGTAA
- the LOC106429279 gene encoding AAA-ATPase At5g17740-like, whose product MMIKLIKSMFQAITRPIQYLIISYLRYVSGSPSLTDTKHDHYVTTLVIEHSYKFVRENILYSSTHAYVFNKLGIHPVNYHVGELTLADSYQGIELSWRIFYNNKSIGRESFELKFDKRHKDLVYNSYLPYVESTAKEMTTIPEVHIYSHSFDTWETKPLEHHSTFETIAMKEELKRGLIHDLDMFVQRKDLYDRAGRPWTRSYLLYGPPGTGKTSLVVAMAKYLNFDVYDLQLSRAVECYFNPRKLLSGVMNNSILLVEDIDEGSTVLVLSKLLSSLTLGTPWGEARIVIFTTKNKDMIDPTLLSRMSMEIYMGHCCFEGFKVLASNYLGLSHVDNDEPHRLYRDIKRLIDGQVITPAQVTVELMESEDVDVVLEGLVTTLESLTSDKIDDDEDEEKHLACLRDL is encoded by the exons ATGATGATCAAATTGATCAAATCAATGTTTCAGGCAATAACTCGTCCGATTCAATACCTGATCATCTCTTATCTCCGGTATGTTTCCGGATCTCCTTCACTGACTGATACAAAACATGATCATTACGTCACCACGCTTGTCATCGAACACTCATACAAGTTTGTGAGGGAAAACATCCTCTATTCCTCCACACACGCTTATGTTTTCAATAAGCTCGGCATTCACCCGGTCAATTACCATGTCGGCGAACTCACATTAGCCGATAGCTACCAAGGGATCGAGCTCAGCTGGAGAattttctataataataaaagtaTCGGAAGGGAATCATTCGAGCTGAAATTTGACAAAAGACACAAAGACTTGGTCTACAACTCTTACCTACCTTACGTAGAGAGCACGGCAAAGGAGATGACGACAATTCCGGAGGTGCACATATATTCTCACTCCTTTGACACTTGGGAAACCAAGCCCCTCGAGCACCATTCGACCTTTGAAACAATTGCTATGAAGGAAGAGCTCAAGCGTGGCCTCATCCACGATCTTGATATGTTCGTCCAAAGGAAAGATCTCTACGATAGAGCTGGGAGACCTTGGACGAGAAGTTACTTGCTGTATGGTCCACCGGGGACAGGGAAGACGAGCCTCGTGGTTGCTATGGCTAAGTACCTTAACTTCGATGTCTACGACCTACAGCTCTCGAGAGCGGTGGAATGCTACTTCAATCCAAGAAAACTGCTTTCAGGAGTCATGAACAACTCTATTCTCCTCGTAGAGGATATAGATGAG GGATCGACGGTGTTGGTATTATCGAAACTGTTGAGTAGCCTAACACTAGGGACACCATGGGGAGAAGCACGCATCGTAATATTCACGACGAAAAACAAGGATATGATTGACCCAACATTGCTAAGTCGTATGAGTATGGAAATTTACATGGGACATTGCTGTTTTGAGGGCTTCAAAGTGTTGGCGTCTAACTACTTGGGCCTCTCTCATGTCGACAATGATGAGCCACACCGTCTCTATCGAGACATCAAACGTTTGATTGATGGACAAGTTATCACACCAGCTCAAGTCACGGTGGAGCTAATGGAGAGCGAAGATGTTGATGTGGTACTCGAAGGTCTGGTGACGACTTTGGAGAGTTTAACATCAGATaagattgatgatgatgaagatgaggaaAAACATTTGGCATGTTTAAGAGACTTATGA
- the LOC106429209 gene encoding protein IQ-DOMAIN 14 isoform X1 has product MGKKGSLFSAIKSVFTPQSKEKLGNQEAERKSGKEKSKKKGFGKLRRGESSSFLPIFREPSSIEKILAEAERDHNLVFRPPTPPDQSNPPSASPPPPLRPASPQSPPPRDNDLPRLDSSRSLSQNPPDESKPSPASSSSPLKPGVLSPKPTSPRVVYPQTVSIKPPSPRPTSPKPPSAREASPRADPPRLDTPRPPSPKPPPRAEPLTLDTPRTTTPKPLSPRAELREEIVSRPEPTLFVQHASATKIQAAFRGYTARRSFRALKGLVRLQGIVKGYSVKRQTVNAMKYMQKLVRVQSKIQSHRIRTSENQTQVEKDAVNDHWDDSVLTKEERDARSQRKADAIIKRERSMAYAYSHKVTPKSAHDVGLPLWWNWGDQQLPLASPAPSHYMLTPIRLSPRYSRGRLRGGSPFKDDDSLTSCPPFPSYMAPTLSAKAKVRPNSNPKERVMGTPSSVSSEKRRVSYPQAQRGQDVFRWNKGSLLMSNKGGPGSSSPGGVVVLEKRKTVKSVGNLSVDSTVSMSSKPFNRYV; this is encoded by the exons atggggaagaaagGAAGTTTGTTTTCTGCAATCAAAAGTGTGTTTACTCCACAGTCCAAAGAGAAGCTAGGCAAT CAGGAAGCAGAGAGAAAGAGTGGGAAAGAAAAGAGTAAGAAGAAAGGCTTTGGGAAGCTAAGGCGTGGAGAGAGCAGTTCATTTCTTCCCATCTTCAGAGAGCCTAGTAGTATTGAAAAGATTTTGGCAGAAGCTGAGAGAGATCATAATCTTGTTTTCAGGCCTCCTACTCCTCCTGATCAATCAAATCCACCCTCAGCCTCTCCTCCACCTCCTCTGAGGCCTGCTTCTCCACAGTCTCCTCCTCCTAGAGATAATGACCTTCCAAGATTGGATTCTTCAAGATCGCTTTCACAGAATCCCCCTGATGAATCAAAGCCATCACCAGCCTCTTCAAGTAGTCCTCTGAAGCCTGGAGTTCTTTCTCCAAAACCAACTTCACCAAGAGTTGTCTACCCACAAACAGTCTCTATAAAGCCTCCTTCTCCAAGACCAACTTCACCAAAGCCTCCTTCCGCAAGAGAGGCTTCTCCAAGAGCAGACCCACCAAGGTTGGATACTCCAAGACCACCTTCACCAAAGCCTCCTCCAAGAGCAGAACCATTAACCTTGGATACTCCAAGAACCACTACGCCTAAGCCTCTCTCTCCAAGGGCAGAACTGCGAGAGGAGATTGTTTCTAGACCAGAGCCAACTCTGTTTGTCCAACATGCTTCTGCAACAAAGATACAAGCAGCTTTCAGAGGTTACACG GCAAGGAGGAGTTTCAGAGCACTCAAAGGTCTAGTCAGGCTTCAAGGGATCGTGAAAGGATACAGCGTGAAGCGTCAGACAGTAAACGCAATGAAGTACATGCAGAAACTGGTCCGTGTTCAGTCCAAAATCCAGTCACACCGCATAAGAACGTCGGAAAACCAAACACAAGTTGAGAAAGATGCTGTTAATGATCACTGGGACGACAGTGTGCTGACAAAAGAAGAAAGGGACGCGAGATCACAGAGGAAAGCAGATGCAATCATCAAGAGAGAACGGTCCATGGCCTATGCATACTCTCACAAGGTAACACCCAAGTCTGCTCATGACGTTGGGCTCCCTCTATGGTGGAACTGGGGAGATCAACAGCTCCCTCTCGCTAGTCCTGCACCGAGCCATTACATGCTAACACCAATAAGACTAAGCCCAAGATATTCAAGAGGAAGACTAAGAGGTGGTTCTCCTTTCAAGGATGATGACAGCCTCACAAGCTGCCCACCATTCCCAAGCTACATGGCTCCAACGCTCTCTGCCAAGGCCAAAGTTAGACCAAACAGCAACCCGAAAGAGAGAGTGATGGGAACACCATCATCGGTGAGCAGCGAGAAGAGGAGAGTGTCGTATCCACAAGCGCAACGAGGTCAAGATGTGTTTAGATGGAACAAAGGATCGTTGCTCATGAGCAACAAAGGAGGTCCTGGTTCTTCTTCACCTGGAGGTGTGGTGGTTCTTGAGAAGCGCAAGACGGTTAAATCAGTAGGGAATTTGAGCGTTGATTCTACTGTCTCGATGTCTAGTAAACCGTTTAACAGATATGTGTGA
- the LOC106429235 gene encoding AAA-ATPase At5g17760-like: MDSKRKKIFINDLNKFINRKDFYKRVGRAWKRCYILYGPPDDSGLRRLISSVGNRSILLVEDIDSHSIDLGSSKDGLATGNEKKEGGLSLAMILNSLDGVWTSCGEERIIIYTTNHMDDIDARLIRPGRIDTKVYMGYCGYDAFKTLSENYLEIHDHALFSYIQSKLTEVQITPARVAEVFTRNYDVDSALTDLVKLLDEGENEGEDEEASI; the protein is encoded by the exons ATGGACTCTAAGAGAAAGAAGATCTTCATAAATGATCTCAACAAGTTCATAAACAGGAAGGACTTCTACAAGAGAGTGGGTAGAGCATGGAAGAGATGCTACATACTCTATGGGCCACCTG ATGATTCTGGATTGAGAAGGCTCATTTCCTCTGTTGGTAATCGATCAATCCTTCTTGTTGAAGATATCGACAGCCATTCAATTGATCTGGGATCTTCTAAG GATGGTCTTGCTACGGGGAACGAGAAGAAAGAAGGAGGTCTGTCTTTGGCTATGATTTTGAACTCTCTGGATGGGGTTTGGACTTCCTGTGGTGAAGAGAGGATTATCATCTACACCACAAACCACATGGACGACATTGATGCACGCCTTATAAGGCCTGGCAGGATTGACACGAAAGTTTACATGGGATACTGCGGCTATGATGCTTTCAAGACACTTTCTGAAAATTACTTGGAGATACATGATCATGCCCTCTTCTCTTACATACAGAGTAAGCTAACTGAAGTGCAAATCACTCCAGCCAGGGTAGCAGAGGTCTTCACAAGAAACTATGATGTTGACTCAGCCCTTACAGATTTGGTGAAGCTGCTAGATGAGGGAGAAAATGAGGGAGAAGATGAGGAGGCTTCTATTTGA
- the LOC106429277 gene encoding glucan endo-1,3-beta-glucosidase-like isoform X2 — MRVNSQSQGHWCIANHVMDNERLQKNIDFACSKIDCRIIMEGGSCYDPNTPLNHASVAMNLYYQAQGRHQRDCYFEGSGLITVIDPSYGCCKYQYRK, encoded by the exons ATGAGAGTAAACTCACAG AGCCAGGGACATTGGTGTATAGCGAACCATGTTATGGATAATGAAAGATTACAAAAGAACATAGATTTTGCATGTTCTAAAATCGATTGTCGGATTATAATGGAAGGAGGTTCATGTTATGATCCTAATACTCCGCTTAATCATGCTTCTGTCGCCATGAATCTTTATTATCAAGCTCAAGGAAGACACCAAAGGGATTGCTACTTCGAAGGCTCTGGTCTCATTACAGTCATTGATCCTA gCTATGGTTGTTGCAAGTATCAATATCGTAAGTAA
- the LOC106429277 gene encoding major pollen allergen Ole e 10-like isoform X3 translates to MANKSFRRVFKRQARSNMPKVHISLCFVIFLCLSLQNFMRVNSQSQGSWCIANALTDNETLLKNINFACSQIDCGIILEGGSCYDPNTPLNHASVAMNLYYQAQGRHYWNCQFDGSGLITVIDPSHGSCKYQYK, encoded by the exons ATGGCAAACAAGAGCTTCAGAAGAGTTTTCAAACGTCAAGCAAGATCAAATATGCCTAAAGTACACATAAGTCTTTGTTTCGTCATCTTTTTATGTCTCTCCTTGCAAAATTTCATGAGAGTAAACTCACAG AGCCAAGGATCTTGGTGTATAGCGAACGCTCTTACGGATAATGAAACATTATTAAAGAACATAAATTTTGCATGTTCACAAATAGATTGTGGAATTATTTTGGAAGGAGGTTCATGTTATGATCCTAATACTCCTCTTAATCACGCTTCTGTCGCCATGAATCTTTATTATCAAGCTCAAGGAAGACACTATTGGAACTGCCAATTCGATGGCTCTGGTCTCATTACCGTCATTGATCCTA GCCATGGGAGTTGCAAATATCAGTATAAGTAA
- the LOC106429209 gene encoding protein IQ-DOMAIN 14 isoform X2: MGKKGSLFSAIKSVFTPQSKEKLGNEAERKSGKEKSKKKGFGKLRRGESSSFLPIFREPSSIEKILAEAERDHNLVFRPPTPPDQSNPPSASPPPPLRPASPQSPPPRDNDLPRLDSSRSLSQNPPDESKPSPASSSSPLKPGVLSPKPTSPRVVYPQTVSIKPPSPRPTSPKPPSAREASPRADPPRLDTPRPPSPKPPPRAEPLTLDTPRTTTPKPLSPRAELREEIVSRPEPTLFVQHASATKIQAAFRGYTARRSFRALKGLVRLQGIVKGYSVKRQTVNAMKYMQKLVRVQSKIQSHRIRTSENQTQVEKDAVNDHWDDSVLTKEERDARSQRKADAIIKRERSMAYAYSHKVTPKSAHDVGLPLWWNWGDQQLPLASPAPSHYMLTPIRLSPRYSRGRLRGGSPFKDDDSLTSCPPFPSYMAPTLSAKAKVRPNSNPKERVMGTPSSVSSEKRRVSYPQAQRGQDVFRWNKGSLLMSNKGGPGSSSPGGVVVLEKRKTVKSVGNLSVDSTVSMSSKPFNRYV; the protein is encoded by the exons atggggaagaaagGAAGTTTGTTTTCTGCAATCAAAAGTGTGTTTACTCCACAGTCCAAAGAGAAGCTAGGCAAT GAAGCAGAGAGAAAGAGTGGGAAAGAAAAGAGTAAGAAGAAAGGCTTTGGGAAGCTAAGGCGTGGAGAGAGCAGTTCATTTCTTCCCATCTTCAGAGAGCCTAGTAGTATTGAAAAGATTTTGGCAGAAGCTGAGAGAGATCATAATCTTGTTTTCAGGCCTCCTACTCCTCCTGATCAATCAAATCCACCCTCAGCCTCTCCTCCACCTCCTCTGAGGCCTGCTTCTCCACAGTCTCCTCCTCCTAGAGATAATGACCTTCCAAGATTGGATTCTTCAAGATCGCTTTCACAGAATCCCCCTGATGAATCAAAGCCATCACCAGCCTCTTCAAGTAGTCCTCTGAAGCCTGGAGTTCTTTCTCCAAAACCAACTTCACCAAGAGTTGTCTACCCACAAACAGTCTCTATAAAGCCTCCTTCTCCAAGACCAACTTCACCAAAGCCTCCTTCCGCAAGAGAGGCTTCTCCAAGAGCAGACCCACCAAGGTTGGATACTCCAAGACCACCTTCACCAAAGCCTCCTCCAAGAGCAGAACCATTAACCTTGGATACTCCAAGAACCACTACGCCTAAGCCTCTCTCTCCAAGGGCAGAACTGCGAGAGGAGATTGTTTCTAGACCAGAGCCAACTCTGTTTGTCCAACATGCTTCTGCAACAAAGATACAAGCAGCTTTCAGAGGTTACACG GCAAGGAGGAGTTTCAGAGCACTCAAAGGTCTAGTCAGGCTTCAAGGGATCGTGAAAGGATACAGCGTGAAGCGTCAGACAGTAAACGCAATGAAGTACATGCAGAAACTGGTCCGTGTTCAGTCCAAAATCCAGTCACACCGCATAAGAACGTCGGAAAACCAAACACAAGTTGAGAAAGATGCTGTTAATGATCACTGGGACGACAGTGTGCTGACAAAAGAAGAAAGGGACGCGAGATCACAGAGGAAAGCAGATGCAATCATCAAGAGAGAACGGTCCATGGCCTATGCATACTCTCACAAGGTAACACCCAAGTCTGCTCATGACGTTGGGCTCCCTCTATGGTGGAACTGGGGAGATCAACAGCTCCCTCTCGCTAGTCCTGCACCGAGCCATTACATGCTAACACCAATAAGACTAAGCCCAAGATATTCAAGAGGAAGACTAAGAGGTGGTTCTCCTTTCAAGGATGATGACAGCCTCACAAGCTGCCCACCATTCCCAAGCTACATGGCTCCAACGCTCTCTGCCAAGGCCAAAGTTAGACCAAACAGCAACCCGAAAGAGAGAGTGATGGGAACACCATCATCGGTGAGCAGCGAGAAGAGGAGAGTGTCGTATCCACAAGCGCAACGAGGTCAAGATGTGTTTAGATGGAACAAAGGATCGTTGCTCATGAGCAACAAAGGAGGTCCTGGTTCTTCTTCACCTGGAGGTGTGGTGGTTCTTGAGAAGCGCAAGACGGTTAAATCAGTAGGGAATTTGAGCGTTGATTCTACTGTCTCGATGTCTAGTAAACCGTTTAACAGATATGTGTGA